The following are encoded in a window of Aromatoleum petrolei genomic DNA:
- the paaE gene encoding 1,2-phenylacetyl-CoA epoxidase subunit PaaE, translating into MTTHRTPKFHPLRVAEVRRETPEAVSLRFEIPAELAEDYRFEQGQHLNLKVKVNGEELRRSYSICSGVDDGELRVAIKKINGGAFSTWANDGGIKAGDVLEIMTPEGRFHTPLDPAHAKHYVAFAAGSGITPILSLVKTTLAAEPKSRFTLVYGNRRQASVMFAEALEDLKNRYMSRFTLYNLFSREEQEVPLFNGRLDGERVRMFLDTLIPVDTIDEAFICGPGAMIDEVEAALQAAGLTDQHIHLERFGVPASAPEHHVEPGDATQAKVTVIADGLKREMEFRAEDPSILDVALRAGMDLPYSCKGGVCCTCRAKLLEGKVRMDKNFTLEQPDVDAGYILTCQAHPLTDRVVISFDER; encoded by the coding sequence ATGACGACGCACAGAACGCCGAAGTTCCACCCCCTGAGAGTCGCCGAGGTGCGGCGCGAGACGCCCGAGGCGGTGAGCCTGCGCTTCGAGATCCCGGCGGAGCTGGCCGAGGACTACCGCTTCGAGCAGGGCCAGCACCTCAACCTCAAGGTCAAGGTCAATGGCGAGGAGCTGCGCCGCTCCTACTCGATCTGCTCCGGCGTCGATGACGGCGAACTGCGCGTCGCGATCAAAAAGATCAACGGTGGGGCGTTCTCCACCTGGGCCAACGACGGCGGCATCAAGGCTGGCGACGTGCTCGAGATCATGACGCCGGAAGGGCGCTTCCACACCCCGCTCGACCCTGCCCACGCCAAGCACTATGTGGCCTTCGCCGCCGGCAGCGGCATCACGCCGATCCTGTCGCTGGTAAAGACCACGCTCGCCGCCGAGCCGAAGAGCCGTTTCACGCTGGTGTACGGCAACCGCCGTCAGGCGAGCGTGATGTTCGCCGAGGCGCTGGAAGACTTGAAGAACCGCTACATGTCGCGCTTCACGCTGTACAACCTGTTCTCGCGCGAGGAGCAGGAAGTGCCGCTGTTCAATGGCCGCCTCGACGGCGAGCGTGTGCGCATGTTCCTCGACACGCTGATCCCCGTGGACACCATCGACGAGGCCTTCATCTGCGGCCCCGGCGCGATGATCGACGAGGTCGAGGCCGCGCTGCAGGCCGCGGGCTTGACGGACCAGCACATCCACCTCGAGCGCTTCGGCGTGCCCGCGAGCGCGCCCGAGCACCACGTGGAACCGGGCGATGCGACACAGGCGAAAGTCACCGTGATCGCCGACGGCTTGAAGCGCGAGATGGAATTCCGTGCCGAGGATCCGTCCATCCTCGACGTCGCGCTGCGCGCCGGCATGGACCTGCCCTACTCGTGCAAGGGCGGCGTGTGCTGCACCTGCCGTGCGAAACTGCTTGAGGGCAAGGTGCGCATGGACAAGAATTTCACCCTCGAACAGCCGGACGTCGATGCCGGCTACATTCTCACCTGCCAGGCGCACCCCCTCACCGATCGCGTCGTCATCAGTTTCGACGAGCGCTGA
- the paaI gene encoding hydroxyphenylacetyl-CoA thioesterase PaaI, with product MTEAGYRDLTNGLDPQLVAERVRDGMSENDRVLHANGLRFEAVGPGYAKVTMTVREDMLNGFDICHGGFITLLADTAFAYACNSGNEQTVASGISLDFMAPGRPGEVLCAEAKEVFAAGRTGVYDISVTNPKGELIAVMRGKSYRLKGRAVVEL from the coding sequence ATGACTGAGGCCGGCTACCGCGATCTCACGAACGGGCTCGATCCCCAGTTGGTTGCCGAGCGCGTGCGCGACGGCATGTCGGAGAACGACCGCGTGCTTCACGCCAACGGCCTCCGCTTCGAAGCTGTCGGGCCCGGCTACGCGAAGGTGACGATGACGGTGCGCGAGGACATGCTCAACGGCTTCGACATCTGCCACGGCGGCTTCATCACGCTGCTCGCCGACACCGCCTTCGCCTACGCGTGCAACAGCGGCAATGAGCAGACCGTCGCGTCCGGCATCAGCCTCGACTTCATGGCGCCTGGCCGTCCCGGCGAGGTGTTGTGCGCGGAGGCGAAGGAAGTGTTCGCTGCGGGGCGCACCGGCGTGTACGACATCAGCGTCACCAACCCGAAGGGCGAGCTGATCGCGGTAATGCGCGGCAAGTCCTATCGGCTGAAGGGGAGAGCGGTCGTCGAGTTGTGA
- the paaD gene encoding 1,2-phenylacetyl-CoA epoxidase subunit PaaD, with protein MLSEAQAWDVLQAVPDPEIPVISVTELGIVREVHVRDGGLHVVVTPTYSGCPATEVIAQSIHDALVAAGAGEVEVETRLAPAWTTDWITEPAKEKLRAYGIAPPGGDAPVGGAQPIRFVPRKLACPRCGSTDTTRLSQFGSTACKALYRCQSCLEPFEYFKPI; from the coding sequence ATGCTGAGCGAAGCGCAGGCCTGGGACGTCCTCCAGGCCGTGCCCGACCCCGAGATCCCGGTGATCTCGGTGACCGAGCTCGGCATCGTGCGCGAGGTCCACGTGCGCGATGGCGGCCTGCATGTGGTCGTCACGCCCACCTATTCGGGCTGCCCGGCGACGGAGGTGATCGCGCAGAGCATCCACGATGCGCTGGTCGCCGCCGGGGCCGGTGAAGTCGAAGTCGAGACGCGCCTCGCGCCCGCCTGGACCACCGACTGGATCACCGAGCCGGCGAAGGAAAAGCTCCGTGCCTACGGCATCGCGCCGCCGGGCGGCGATGCCCCAGTGGGCGGCGCGCAGCCGATCCGCTTCGTGCCCCGAAAACTCGCCTGCCCGCGTTGCGGTTCGACCGACACCACGCGCCTGTCGCAGTTCGGCTCGACCGCCTGCAAGGCGCTGTACCGCTGCCAGAGCTGCCTGGAACCGTTCGAGTACTTCAAACCGATCTGA
- a CDS encoding TetR/AcrR family transcriptional regulator, translating to MARGKAPTFELQRAAMLRAAAGLFAEKGFHNASMSAIAQACGVSKPLLYHYYRDKEHLLFDIADSYIDELLAIVASVEARKLGPEAHFSELVTRFMEEYEHAQDHHMVLVQDVKFLKEVQAESVAAKQRRVVAAFADALARVEPGLKGRKLDKAVTMILFGMINWTFTWLRADGPLTFHDMAPIVTGIFLNGVRGLMRGEGAGVAVSGAAADA from the coding sequence ATGGCACGAGGCAAGGCACCCACTTTCGAGCTCCAGCGCGCGGCGATGTTGCGCGCGGCGGCGGGGCTGTTCGCCGAAAAGGGCTTCCACAACGCCTCGATGTCGGCCATCGCGCAGGCCTGCGGCGTGTCCAAGCCGCTGCTGTACCACTATTACCGCGACAAGGAGCACCTGCTGTTCGACATCGCCGACAGCTACATCGACGAGCTGCTCGCGATCGTCGCGTCCGTGGAGGCGCGCAAGCTCGGTCCCGAGGCCCATTTCTCCGAGCTCGTGACGCGCTTCATGGAGGAATACGAGCACGCGCAGGACCATCACATGGTTCTGGTGCAGGACGTGAAATTCCTCAAGGAGGTGCAGGCGGAAAGCGTCGCCGCCAAGCAGCGGCGCGTGGTGGCGGCCTTCGCCGACGCGCTGGCGCGGGTCGAGCCCGGCCTCAAGGGCCGCAAGCTCGACAAGGCGGTCACGATGATCCTGTTCGGCATGATCAACTGGACCTTCACGTGGCTGCGCGCCGACGGCCCGCTCACCTTTCATGACATGGCGCCCATCGTTACCGGGATCTTTCTCAATGGCGTGCGCGGGCTGATGCGTGGTGAAGGCGCGGGTGTCGCGGTGTCGGGGGCGGCGGCGGATGCCTGA
- the paaK gene encoding phenylacetate--CoA ligase PaaK, giving the protein MPVKIPSPGDLEAIEKASQDELRALQLERLKWSVRHAYENVPHYRKAFDAQGVHPDDLKTLADLAKFPFTAKNDLRDNYPFGMFAVPREKIARVHASSGTTGKPTVVGYTLKDIDTWANLVARSIRAAGGRAGDMVHVAYGYGLFTGGLGAHYGAERLGCTVVPMSGGQTEKQIQLIQDFRPDIIMVTPSYMLTVLDEMERMGIDPHQTSLKIGIFGAEPWTQAMREAMEARAGLDAVDIYGLSEVMGPGVANECVEAKDGPVIWEDHFYPEIIDPHTGEVLPDGSEGELVFTTLTKEAMPVIRYRTRDLTRLLPPTARSMRRMAKITGRSDDMLIIRGVNLFPTQVEELICKNPKLAPQYLLEVDKDGHMDTLTVKVEINPEADVGRHPEQKEAIAKQLQHDIKTFIGVSAKVHVCEPFAIERVTIGKAKRVVDRRPKE; this is encoded by the coding sequence ATGCCCGTCAAGATTCCGTCGCCCGGCGACCTGGAAGCGATCGAAAAGGCCAGCCAGGATGAACTGCGCGCACTGCAGCTGGAGCGCCTGAAGTGGAGCGTGCGCCACGCATACGAGAACGTGCCGCACTATCGCAAGGCCTTCGACGCCCAGGGTGTGCACCCGGACGACCTGAAAACGCTCGCGGACCTCGCCAAATTTCCCTTCACGGCGAAGAACGACCTGCGTGACAACTACCCCTTCGGCATGTTTGCGGTGCCGCGCGAGAAGATCGCGCGCGTGCATGCATCCTCGGGCACGACGGGCAAGCCGACGGTGGTGGGCTACACGCTGAAGGACATCGACACTTGGGCCAACCTCGTCGCGCGCTCGATCCGCGCGGCCGGCGGCCGCGCCGGCGACATGGTGCATGTGGCCTACGGCTACGGCCTGTTCACGGGCGGGCTGGGCGCGCACTACGGTGCCGAGCGGCTCGGCTGCACCGTCGTGCCGATGTCCGGCGGCCAGACCGAGAAGCAGATCCAGCTGATCCAGGATTTCCGCCCCGACATCATCATGGTGACGCCCAGCTACATGCTCACCGTGCTCGACGAGATGGAGCGCATGGGCATCGACCCGCACCAGACCTCGCTCAAGATCGGCATCTTCGGCGCCGAGCCATGGACGCAGGCGATGCGCGAGGCGATGGAGGCGCGTGCCGGCCTCGACGCGGTCGACATCTACGGCCTGTCGGAGGTGATGGGGCCGGGTGTGGCGAACGAGTGCGTCGAGGCCAAGGACGGCCCGGTGATCTGGGAGGACCACTTCTACCCTGAGATCATCGACCCGCACACCGGCGAGGTGCTGCCGGACGGCTCGGAAGGCGAGTTGGTGTTCACCACGCTGACCAAGGAAGCGATGCCGGTGATCCGCTACCGCACCCGCGACCTCACGCGCCTGCTGCCGCCCACCGCGCGCAGCATGCGTCGCATGGCGAAGATCACCGGTCGCAGCGACGACATGCTGATCATCCGCGGTGTGAACCTCTTCCCGACCCAGGTCGAGGAATTGATCTGCAAGAACCCCAAGCTCGCGCCGCAGTACCTGCTGGAGGTCGACAAGGACGGCCACATGGACACGCTCACCGTGAAGGTCGAGATCAACCCCGAAGCCGATGTCGGCCGCCACCCCGAGCAGAAGGAGGCGATCGCAAAGCAGCTGCAGCACGACATCAAGACCTTCATCGGTGTCTCGGCGAAGGTGCATGTGTGCGAGCCCTTCGCGATCGAACGCGTGACGATCGGCAAGGCGAAACGGGTGGTCGATCGCAGGCCCAAGGAATAA
- the paaB gene encoding 1,2-phenylacetyl-CoA epoxidase subunit PaaB — translation MERKEWPLWEVFVRSRNGLDHKHCGSVHAPDAKLALQVARDVYTRRQEGVSIWVVEASNIVASDPDAKPELFDPAEDKIYRHPTFYQLPDKVNHM, via the coding sequence ATGGAACGCAAGGAATGGCCGCTGTGGGAAGTCTTCGTGCGCAGCAGGAACGGCCTCGATCACAAGCACTGCGGCAGCGTGCATGCGCCTGACGCCAAGCTCGCGCTGCAGGTCGCGCGCGACGTCTATACCCGTCGCCAGGAAGGCGTGAGCATCTGGGTCGTCGAGGCCAGCAACATCGTCGCCTCGGACCCGGACGCCAAGCCCGAGCTGTTCGACCCCGCCGAGGACAAGATCTACCGGCATCCGACCTTCTACCAGCTGCCCGACAAAGTGAACCACATGTGA
- the paaC gene encoding 1,2-phenylacetyl-CoA epoxidase subunit PaaC encodes MTTTPNTDHIEYVTRIGDNALILGQRMSEWCGHAPVLEEDMALANMSLDLIGQARMLLAHAGKLEGKGRDEDQLAFLRTEMHYRNLTLCELPNADFGRTMVRNFLFASFQVLLWERLLGSSDAELAAIAAKSIKEARYHAQHAGDWVVRLGDGTAESHARAQAALDYLWPYTSEFFVATPTDEAVAAAGIGPAWSELEAAWEAVVVPVLNEATLTVPARTPFKSYGKFGRHSEHLGHLLSEMQYLQRTYPGAQW; translated from the coding sequence ATGACGACCACCCCCAACACGGATCACATCGAATACGTTACCCGCATCGGCGACAACGCGCTGATCCTCGGCCAGCGCATGTCCGAATGGTGCGGCCATGCGCCGGTACTCGAAGAGGATATGGCGCTCGCCAACATGTCGCTCGACCTCATCGGCCAGGCGCGCATGCTGCTTGCGCATGCCGGCAAGCTCGAAGGCAAGGGCCGCGACGAGGACCAGCTCGCCTTCCTGCGCACCGAGATGCACTACCGCAACCTCACGCTGTGCGAGCTGCCGAACGCGGACTTCGGCCGCACCATGGTGCGCAACTTCCTCTTCGCGAGCTTCCAGGTGCTGCTGTGGGAGCGCCTGCTCGGCTCGAGCGACGCCGAACTTGCTGCAATCGCCGCGAAGAGCATCAAGGAAGCCCGCTATCACGCCCAACACGCCGGCGACTGGGTTGTGCGCCTGGGTGACGGCACCGCCGAATCGCACGCACGCGCGCAGGCCGCGCTCGACTACCTGTGGCCCTACACGTCCGAGTTTTTCGTCGCGACGCCGACCGACGAGGCCGTTGCCGCGGCCGGCATCGGCCCGGCGTGGAGCGAGCTCGAAGCCGCGTGGGAGGCGGTGGTCGTGCCGGTGCTGAACGAGGCGACGCTGACCGTGCCGGCGCGCACGCCCTTCAAGTCCTACGGCAAGTTCGGCCGCCACAGCGAGCACCTGGGCCACCTGCTGTCCGAGATGCAGTACCTGCAGCGCACCTACCCTGGAGCCCAGTGGTGA
- the paaA gene encoding 1,2-phenylacetyl-CoA epoxidase subunit PaaA, which translates to MYTQALDIPQQNADKGPRAVENPEYQAEFDAKIDAGGYIEAKDWMPEAYRKTLVRQISQHAHSEIVGMLPEGNWITRAPTLKRKAILLAKVQDEGGHGLYLYAAAETLGVSRDELLDALHTGKAKYSSIFNYPTLTWADIGVIGWLVDGAAIMNQIPLCKCSYGPYARAMVRICKEESFHQRQGYDLLLTMMKGTDEQRAMVQDAVNRWWWPSIMMFGPHDKDSPNSAQSSRWGIKRISNDDLRQKFIDATVEQAKVLGVTMPDPELKWNAERGHHDYGAIDWDEFWSVVNGHGQGNVDRLAARVKAWEDGAWVREAALEHERKRVAREHQAA; encoded by the coding sequence ATGTACACCCAAGCACTGGACATCCCGCAGCAGAACGCCGACAAAGGCCCGCGCGCGGTCGAGAATCCCGAGTACCAGGCCGAGTTCGATGCGAAGATCGACGCCGGCGGCTACATCGAGGCCAAGGATTGGATGCCCGAGGCCTACCGCAAGACGCTGGTCCGCCAGATCAGCCAGCACGCGCATTCCGAGATCGTCGGCATGCTGCCCGAGGGCAACTGGATCACGCGCGCGCCGACCCTGAAGCGCAAGGCGATCCTGCTCGCCAAGGTGCAGGACGAGGGCGGCCACGGCCTCTACCTCTACGCCGCGGCCGAGACGCTGGGCGTGTCGCGCGACGAACTGCTCGACGCGCTGCACACCGGCAAGGCCAAGTACAGCTCGATCTTCAACTACCCGACGCTCACCTGGGCGGACATCGGCGTGATCGGCTGGCTGGTCGATGGCGCGGCGATCATGAACCAGATCCCGCTGTGCAAGTGCAGCTACGGCCCCTATGCGCGCGCCATGGTGCGCATCTGCAAGGAGGAGTCCTTTCACCAGCGCCAGGGCTACGACCTGCTGCTGACGATGATGAAGGGCACCGACGAGCAGCGTGCGATGGTGCAGGACGCGGTAAACCGCTGGTGGTGGCCGTCGATCATGATGTTCGGCCCGCACGACAAGGATTCCCCCAACTCGGCGCAAAGCTCGCGCTGGGGCATCAAGCGCATCTCCAACGACGACCTGCGCCAGAAGTTCATCGACGCGACCGTCGAACAGGCGAAGGTGCTGGGCGTGACGATGCCCGACCCGGAGCTGAAGTGGAACGCCGAACGCGGCCACCACGACTACGGCGCGATCGACTGGGACGAATTCTGGAGCGTGGTGAACGGCCACGGCCAGGGCAACGTCGATCGCCTGGCCGCGCGCGTCAAGGCGTGGGAAGACGGCGCCTGGGTGCGCGAGGCCGCGCTCGAGCACGAGCGCAAGCGCGTCGCGCGCGAGCACCAGGCGGCCTGA
- a CDS encoding branched-chain amino acid ABC transporter permease, with translation MDFQIALLLAQDGITNGAIYALLALALVLVFAVTRVIFIPQGEFVAYGALTLVMIQAGTVPATLWLLVGAGVLAAVVDARGALHSGQKGRLVGVLAWNAGYPLGLAALLYLLPLATLPLAVQVLLALLVIVPMGPLMYRLIYQPIAAAPVLILLIISVAVHVGMVGMGLLFFGAEGSRTPAFSEARFDLGPMMVTGQTIWVVVASIVLIIALYQFFGRTIYGKALRATAMNRNGARLMGISPALAGRLTFLLAALIGALSGVLIAPITTIYYDTGFLIGLKGFVAAIVGGLASYPIAAAGAVLVGLLEAFSSFWASAYKEVIVFTLIIPVLLWRSLTSHHVEEEE, from the coding sequence ATGGATTTCCAGATAGCGCTGTTGCTCGCACAGGACGGCATCACCAACGGTGCGATCTATGCGCTGCTCGCGCTCGCGCTGGTGCTGGTGTTTGCCGTGACGCGGGTGATCTTCATTCCGCAGGGGGAGTTCGTCGCCTATGGCGCGCTGACCCTGGTCATGATCCAGGCCGGCACGGTGCCGGCGACGCTGTGGCTGCTCGTCGGTGCCGGGGTGCTTGCCGCCGTGGTCGATGCGCGCGGAGCGCTGCATAGCGGCCAGAAGGGGCGACTCGTGGGCGTGCTGGCGTGGAACGCCGGCTACCCGCTGGGGCTCGCGGCGCTGCTCTACCTCCTGCCGCTGGCGACGCTGCCGCTCGCCGTGCAGGTGCTGCTGGCGCTGCTCGTGATCGTGCCGATGGGGCCGCTGATGTACCGCCTGATCTACCAGCCCATCGCCGCCGCCCCGGTGCTGATCCTCTTGATCATCTCGGTCGCCGTGCACGTGGGCATGGTGGGCATGGGGCTCCTCTTCTTCGGCGCCGAAGGCTCGCGCACCCCGGCCTTCTCCGAGGCGCGCTTCGACCTCGGCCCGATGATGGTCACTGGCCAGACGATCTGGGTCGTCGTCGCCTCCATCGTGCTCATCATCGCCCTGTACCAGTTCTTCGGCCGCACGATTTACGGCAAGGCGCTGCGCGCGACCGCGATGAACCGCAACGGTGCGCGCCTGATGGGCATCTCGCCCGCGCTCGCCGGACGCCTCACATTCCTGCTTGCGGCCCTCATCGGCGCGCTGTCCGGCGTGCTGATCGCCCCGATCACCACCATCTACTACGACACCGGCTTCCTCATCGGCCTCAAGGGCTTCGTCGCCGCCATCGTCGGCGGACTCGCCAGCTACCCGATCGCCGCCGCCGGCGCCGTGCTCGTCGGCCTGCTCGAAGCCTTCAGCTCCTTCTGGGCCAGTGCCTACAAGGAAGTCATCGTGTTCACGCTCATCATCCCGGTGCTCCTGTGGCGTTCGCTCACGAGCCACCACGTGGAGGAAGAGGAATGA
- a CDS encoding ABC transporter substrate-binding protein, translated as MKLRTSLMAAIGLAFAATAAQADINVGVTVSATGPAASLGIPEKNTIALLPTTIGGEKVNYIVLDDASDTTSAVKNVRKLISEDKVDVILGSTITPNSLAMIDVVAEAATPMISMAASARIVDPVDDKKRWVFKTPQNDAQMSTAIIEHMTNNGVKTVAFIGFSDAYGEGWYEQFASVADARKLKMVANERFSRTDTSVTGQVLKIMAAKPDAVLIAGSGTPAALPQKAFKERGFTGKIYQTHGVANNDFLRVCGKDCEGTFLPAGPVLVADQLPDGNPVKKSAVEYITKYEAAHGKGSVSTFGAHGWDSGVLLAAAAPTALKKAKPGTKEFRAALRDALEGLKEVPAAHGIFTMSPNDHLGLDQRARVMVQIQNGAWKLVK; from the coding sequence ATGAAACTGCGCACTTCCCTGATGGCCGCCATCGGTCTTGCCTTTGCCGCGACTGCCGCACAAGCCGACATCAACGTCGGCGTGACCGTGTCGGCGACCGGGCCCGCCGCTTCGCTGGGCATCCCGGAAAAGAACACGATCGCGCTGCTGCCGACGACGATCGGGGGCGAGAAGGTCAATTACATCGTCCTTGACGACGCCTCGGACACCACTTCGGCGGTGAAGAACGTTCGCAAGCTGATCTCCGAGGACAAGGTCGACGTGATCCTCGGTTCCACCATCACGCCGAACTCGTTGGCGATGATCGACGTGGTGGCCGAGGCCGCGACGCCGATGATCTCGATGGCCGCCTCGGCGCGCATCGTCGATCCGGTCGATGACAAGAAACGCTGGGTGTTCAAGACGCCGCAGAACGACGCGCAGATGTCGACCGCGATCATCGAACACATGACCAACAACGGCGTGAAGACGGTCGCCTTCATCGGTTTCTCCGACGCCTACGGCGAAGGTTGGTACGAGCAGTTCGCGTCCGTCGCCGATGCACGCAAGTTGAAGATGGTCGCCAACGAGCGTTTCTCCCGCACCGACACCTCGGTGACCGGCCAGGTGCTGAAAATCATGGCGGCGAAGCCGGATGCGGTGCTGATCGCGGGTTCCGGCACGCCGGCCGCGTTGCCGCAGAAGGCGTTCAAGGAGCGCGGCTTCACCGGCAAGATCTACCAGACCCACGGGGTGGCCAACAACGACTTCCTGCGCGTGTGCGGCAAGGACTGTGAGGGTACCTTCCTGCCAGCCGGCCCGGTGCTCGTCGCCGACCAGCTGCCTGACGGCAACCCGGTGAAGAAGAGCGCGGTCGAGTACATCACCAAGTACGAGGCGGCGCATGGCAAGGGCAGCGTGTCGACTTTCGGCGCGCACGGCTGGGACAGCGGCGTGTTGCTCGCCGCCGCCGCGCCGACTGCGCTGAAGAAGGCCAAGCCCGGTACCAAGGAGTTCCGTGCCGCGCTGCGCGATGCGCTGGAAGGCCTGAAGGAAGTGCCCGCCGCGCACGGCATCTTCACCATGAGCCCCAACGACCACCTCGGGCTGGACCAGCGCGCGCGCGTGATGGTGCAGATCCAGAACGGCGCATGGAAACTTGTCAAGTAA
- a CDS encoding ABC transporter permease subunit, with protein sequence MKLALSARTVLGIFLALLLVAPLVMPPFYVTLLNYIGLYAMVALGLVLLTGVGGLTSFGQAAFVGLGAYTTAVLTTATELPAWLAWAGGSPWLALGVGLLFTATVAYVLGLLTLKLSGHYLPLGTIAWGISLYFLFGTLETLGGHTGLTGIPPISLFGFELTEGKHIFYLIWVFLLAAVFTTQNLLDSREGRAIRALKGGMVMAEAMGVDTARSRMVIFVIAALHACASGWLYAHLQRFVNPTPFGLHIGIEYLFMAVVGGAGQVWGALLGAGVITIVKQWLQDILPQLFGQSGNFEVIVFGLMMVVILQRAREGLWPIFARFVPVKVTQRTLDAAAEPLPKKPLPARGEVILEAKEVTRKFGGLVANNAMSLTVKAGEILALIGPNGAGKSTMFNQISGVDTPTSGEVLFLGKPVAGRGSREIARMGMSRTFQHVKLLPTMSVLENVAIGAHMRGDKGVFPAAWRLDRAEEARLLNEAARQIERVGLAEHMFDAAGSLALGQQRILEIARALAADPCLLLLDEPAAGLRFKEKQALGELLKKLRGEGMGILLVEHDMDFVMGLVDRVVVMEFGQKIAEGLPEEVQQNPAVLEAYLGGVE encoded by the coding sequence ATGAAGCTCGCACTGTCCGCCCGAACTGTCCTGGGCATCTTCCTCGCGCTGCTGCTGGTCGCGCCGCTGGTGATGCCGCCCTTTTACGTCACGCTGCTGAACTACATCGGCCTGTATGCGATGGTCGCCCTGGGCCTCGTGCTGCTCACCGGCGTGGGCGGCCTCACCAGCTTCGGCCAGGCCGCCTTCGTAGGCCTCGGGGCCTACACCACGGCGGTGCTCACTACCGCCACGGAGTTGCCCGCCTGGCTCGCTTGGGCGGGCGGTTCGCCCTGGCTCGCGCTCGGGGTGGGGCTGCTCTTCACCGCGACCGTCGCGTACGTCCTCGGCTTGCTCACCCTCAAGCTCTCCGGCCACTATCTGCCGCTGGGCACCATCGCGTGGGGCATCAGCCTGTACTTCCTCTTCGGCACGCTCGAGACCCTGGGCGGCCATACGGGCCTGACCGGCATCCCGCCCATCTCGCTCTTCGGCTTCGAGCTCACCGAAGGCAAGCACATCTTCTACCTCATCTGGGTCTTCCTGCTCGCGGCGGTGTTCACCACCCAGAACCTGCTCGACTCGCGCGAGGGGCGCGCCATCCGCGCGCTCAAGGGCGGCATGGTGATGGCCGAGGCGATGGGCGTGGATACCGCGCGCTCGCGCATGGTCATCTTCGTCATCGCCGCGCTGCACGCCTGTGCTTCGGGCTGGCTCTACGCCCACCTGCAACGCTTCGTGAACCCCACCCCCTTCGGGCTGCACATCGGAATCGAGTACCTCTTCATGGCGGTCGTGGGCGGCGCGGGCCAGGTTTGGGGGGCGCTGCTCGGCGCGGGCGTCATCACCATCGTCAAGCAGTGGCTGCAGGACATCCTGCCGCAGCTCTTCGGCCAGAGCGGCAACTTCGAGGTGATCGTCTTCGGCCTCATGATGGTCGTCATCCTGCAGCGCGCGCGCGAAGGCTTGTGGCCGATCTTCGCCCGCTTCGTGCCGGTGAAGGTGACCCAGCGCACCCTCGACGCCGCGGCCGAACCCTTGCCGAAGAAACCGCTGCCGGCGCGCGGCGAGGTGATCCTCGAAGCAAAGGAGGTCACGAGGAAGTTCGGTGGGCTGGTCGCCAACAACGCCATGAGCCTCACCGTCAAGGCGGGCGAGATCCTCGCCCTGATCGGCCCCAACGGCGCGGGCAAGAGCACGATGTTCAACCAGATCTCGGGCGTCGACACCCCGACTTCGGGTGAAGTGCTGTTCCTCGGCAAGCCCGTCGCGGGCCGCGGCTCGCGCGAGATCGCGCGCATGGGCATGAGCCGCACCTTCCAGCACGTGAAGCTGCTTCCCACCATGAGCGTGCTCGAGAACGTCGCCATCGGCGCCCACATGCGTGGCGACAAGGGCGTGTTCCCGGCCGCATGGCGCCTCGACCGCGCCGAGGAGGCGCGCCTCCTGAACGAGGCTGCGCGCCAGATCGAGCGCGTGGGCCTTGCCGAACATATGTTCGACGCCGCCGGCAGCCTTGCTCTGGGCCAGCAGCGCATCCTCGAAATCGCCCGCGCGCTGGCCGCCGACCCCTGCCTGCTGCTGCTGGACGAGCCGGCCGCGGGTTTGCGCTTCAAGGAGAAGCAGGCGCTCGGGGAACTCCTCAAGAAGCTCAGGGGCGAAGGCATGGGCATTCTCCTCGTCGAACACGACATGGACTTCGTCATGGGGCTGGTCGATCGCGTCGTCGTGATGGAGTTCGGCCAGAAGATCGCCGAAGGCCTGCCCGAGGAAGTGCAGCAGAACCCCGCGGTGCTCGAAGCCTATCTCGGAGGTGTGGAATGA